A section of the Zymoseptoria tritici IPO323 chromosome 9, whole genome shotgun sequence genome encodes:
- the MgPP2Ac gene encoding MgPP2Ac, protein phosphatase 2A catalytic sub-unit (protein phosphatase 2A catalytic sub-unit), which yields MEAAALKAQPVDTTMEDAGKVEHSLGASVDPPSINCLDGWIESLMTCKQLAEEDVRRLCEKAREVLQDESNVQPVKCPVTVCGDIHGQFHDLMELFKIGGPNPDTNYLFMGDYVDRGYFSVETVTLLVALKIRYPSRITILRGNHESRQITQVYGFYDECLRKYGNANVWKFFTDLFDYLPLTALIDNQIFCLHGGLSPSIDTLDNIRALDRIQEVPHEGPMCDLLWSDPDDRCGWGISPRGAGYTFGQDISEAFNHNNGLTLVARAHQLVMEGYNWSQDRNVVTIFSAPNYCYRCGNQAAIMEIDEHLKYTLRAIMCTHLVRAG from the exons ATGGAGGCTGCGGCGCTGAAGGCGCAGCCGGTCGACACGACCATGGAAGATGCAGGAAAGGTGGAACACAGCTTGGGCGCAAGCGTGGACCCGCCATCAATAAATTGTCTGGACGGCTGGATCGAATCGCTCATGACATGCAAGCAGCtcgccgaggaggatgtgcgAAGACTGTGTGAAAAGGCTCGCGAGGTGCTACAGGACGAGTCGAACGTGCAGCCTGTGAAATGCCCGGTGACCGTCTGCGGTGACATCCACGGCCAGTTTCACGATTTGATGGAGCTGTTCAAGATTGGAGGGCCGAATCCGGATACCAACTATCTTTTCATGGGAGACTATGTCGATCGAGGATACTTCTCGGTCGAGACGGTGACCTTGCTCGTGGCGCTGAAGATCCGCTACCCATCACGCATCACCATTCTGCGCGGTAACCACGAGAGCAGACAAATCACGCAAGTGTACGGCTTCTACGACGAGTGTCTCCGCAAATACGGCAACGCCAACGTCTGGAAATTCTTCACCGATTTGTTCGACTACCTGCCATTGACCGCGCTCATCGATAACCAGATCTTCTGCTTGCACGGAGGTCTGTCGCCGAGTATCGACACACTTGACAACATCCGCGCGCTTGACCGTATTCAGGAAGTGCCGCATGAGGGACCGATGTGCGATCTTCTCTGGTCTGATCCGGATGACAGATGTGGATGGGGAATAAGCCCAAGAGGAGCTGGGTACACTTTCGGGCAGGACATCAGTGAGGCGTTCAACCACAACAACGGTCTGACGCTGGTGGCTCGCGCGCATCAGTTGGTGATGGAAGGATACAATTGGAGTCAGGATAGGAACGTGGTTACGATATTCTCAG CACCCAACTACTGCTACCGCTGTGGAAACCAAGCTGCCATCATGGAAATTGATGAGCATCTCAAGTACACCTT GCGAGCGATCATGTGTACTCACTTGGTCCGAGCTGGTTAA